In Streptomyces longhuiensis, the following proteins share a genomic window:
- a CDS encoding phosphatase PAP2 family protein, with amino-acid sequence MDDLDRRLLSALRDCGTDRRVAAAARALSWSGEHGALWLGAGLLGAAVDRERRGAWLRGTALTAAAHVASMGIKRVVRRPRPGAESGVEPLVRTAGRHSFPSSHAASAAAAAVAYGTLRPAGARLVPPLAAAMCVSRMVVGVHYPSDVAAGVALGAVAARLGARWVAGGAGR; translated from the coding sequence ATGGACGATTTGGACCGCCGATTGCTGTCGGCATTGCGCGACTGCGGAACGGACCGGCGCGTGGCAGCGGCCGCGCGCGCACTGTCCTGGAGTGGGGAGCACGGGGCGCTCTGGCTCGGCGCGGGGCTGTTGGGGGCGGCGGTCGACCGGGAGCGGCGAGGGGCGTGGCTGCGCGGTACGGCCCTGACCGCCGCGGCGCACGTGGCCAGTATGGGGATCAAGCGGGTCGTCCGGCGGCCGCGGCCGGGGGCGGAGAGCGGCGTAGAGCCGCTCGTGCGGACGGCGGGGCGGCATTCCTTCCCCAGTTCGCACGCGGCTTCGGCGGCCGCTGCGGCGGTCGCGTACGGGACGTTGCGGCCGGCGGGGGCGCGCCTCGTCCCGCCGTTGGCGGCGGCGATGTGCGTTTCGCGCATGGTCGTCGGGGTGCACTACCCGTCGGACGTGGCGGCGGGGGTGGCGCTGGGCGCGGTCGCCGCGCGGCTCGGGGCTCGGTGGGTGGCCGGGGGTGCCGGGCGATGA